The Mya arenaria isolate MELC-2E11 chromosome 16, ASM2691426v1 genome includes a window with the following:
- the LOC128221092 gene encoding zinc finger protein 239-like — protein sequence MDVNSEEKPSTCKVRDADLSQDSELKPHVKMQTGVKPYKCEICDAGFSQKSHLQTHKRIHTGEKPYICDVCDAAFSQKSHLRTHIRKHTGEKPYTCELCAATFSENGHLQTHKRIHTGEKPYSCELCSASFSQIGHLQTHRRIHTGEKPYKCDLCAAAFSEKGHLQAHKRIHTGAKPYKCEVCGAAFSMKGVLQKHIRIHTGDKPYKCDVCAAAFSQKCNLQSHMRIHTGEKPFKCELCDAAFSLRNTFKAHIRRHKV from the coding sequence ATGGATGTCAACTCAGAGGAGAAGCCTTCTACATGTAAGGTCCGTGACGCTGATTTATCCCAGGACTCTGAGTTAAAGCCTCATGTGAAAATGCAGACAGGAgtgaagccatacaagtgtgagatatgtgatgctggTTTCTCTCAGAAAAGTCATTTACAAACACataaacgaatacacacaggagaaaaGCCATACATATGTGATGtttgtgatgctgctttctcccAAAAAAGTCATTTACGAACACATATAAGAaaacacacaggagagaagccatacacgTGCGAGTTGTGTGCTGCTACCTTCTCAGAGAACGGTCATTTACAAACACataaacgaatacacacaggagagaagccatattCTTGTGAGTTGTGTTCTGCCTCTTTTTCCCAGATAGGTCATTTACAAACGCATAgacgaatacacacaggagagaagccatacaaatGTGACTTGTGTGCTGCTGCATTCTCTGAGAAAGGCCATTTACAAGCACACAaacgaatacacacaggagcGAAGCCGTACAAATGTGAGGTGTGTGGTGCTGCATTCTCCATGAAAGgtgttttacaaaaacatatcagaatacacacaggagataagccatacaagtgtgatgTATGTGCtgctgctttctctcagaaATGTAATTTACAATCACATATGAGAAttcacacaggagagaagccatttAAGTGTGAgttatgtgatgctgctttctctctAAGAAATACTTTCAAAGCACATATAAGAAGACACAAAGTGTAA
- the LOC128221083 gene encoding uncharacterized protein LOC128221083, with protein MGVFDSPEAHNWLRQWLAVFITRKAILPAVKSEAVKLHTAILTVATLAATVCPQNHGKITDTSKLSCRFHDDFRNGIKHRHKQKPSWKNATTDTWHNDAFSIAKLFMQPSGYDDKTNFDQIDLNGILAFIFNCGRFPTTVESSSDQARISTNKIRHLPDMCSSALTDQATTDCIDNFATLLNDQIFCGEKNVQEALKQLDTLKSTIPELLKDHWKYIIEDIAIKNLQDIHSLFSQEKESSKKEADNKRSEFQDLCDRIVSEITARGETVLFDFKQLVEVSHEAITKAIDNGIKRIEEKTEIGERRIVEKTETGQQKIEGKTKAGKRRIEEKTKIATQKIQRLGDNIQSDITARGETLKQELEEKTEKVRHGVLTKEDLRKELFKLYKKTASTVSIRLDIDEALEKIYEEPKLILKEDGKDKEDDIILNNIFRKKQGTLAKTIIVEGEPGSGKSALCKKIVYEWCETKHEGRTENEGCEISSQFEFVFYITLLRAKKECKIKKMILKHIIDRIGLDRTSTEELLGVVLKSSTCLLLLDGLDEWQHPEGCNWDEKIPHVETSWENCTILITTRPYKLAELKIGCSQIDNHVILKGVTYPRKLVEKIVSRLNDFHGTEIPLDHEICIKDIQYKQLWHFSECPILLAHIVWLWYKAKLSEDMKLSDLYRTLLKERWLESCGKSGSIYINMINVLSKIAFEKLFADDENSTIVFEIDEEQNTKFESQKSASLQSGILSCTNVPGDTPQYHFLHKTFQEYLAALFVSEHIEKCMHIKNTYKIQRKESEMSLFFLNEFFVFLCGLNAKAAEELSKVMNELFTDFCNTGKSYAEDSSKFQDMILKGQIELDRSDNSGVNLCLQHINLDREYLGQNRDGFYGLNDKKATTLERLLKKNQSCILSLNSRHDYNFPSVLEDSSVLDLANCRGPLGLILWNNLNVKNERGGLFSHLQYVSLERIRMPEALFTRLLQTCIRNGNLNYELWYCFIESAKDEEQLQNVFDQQVAPSKCTTSITLYHVTMTAEAFLRLLKCANKCSRFFRCNLALLELTPNHTVANTPFPVVDPDPVMKLLTIDQHSRYLKMKSFQSTQKLNNLFQNCTKYMNFEHMKISEKIFWFFVRFLMHFGYFGEFSLCDIQPDTVPETDNRHLPQMVASHSDAQRVKLTLRNVSMQQAVVERLACQALESGRPVRCTLNACEVRFLHDVKPLKDKLEEQPALRIVEFSKVDPKTSNQLLKPMVERCSVDQTWNICFEANAKVNQFETESDTQLETIRHESRSHAHTCTFRKNVGSGPLYQEFKHLVKPDI; from the exons ATGGGCGTGTTCGACAGTCCCGAGGCACATAACTGGCTGCGACAGTGGCTGGCCGTGTTCATCACCAGGAAAGCTATATTGCCTGCTGTCAAGTCCGAGGCAGTAAAATTGCATACAGCTATTCTTACGGTGGCAACTCTGGCAGCGACCGTTTGTCCACAAAACCACGGGAAAATCACTGACACGTCGAAACTTTCTTGTCGTTTTCATGACGACTTTCGTAATGGAATCAAACACCGACATAAGCAGAAACCGTCTTGGAAGAACGCCACGACGGACACTTGGCATAATGACGCTTTTTCAATCGCCAAGTTATTTATGCAGCCCTCGGGATATGACGACAAAACCAATTTTGATCAAATCGACTTGAACGGAATTTTAGCCTTCATATTTAACTGCGGACGTTTCCCAACCACCGTGGAATCATCATCAGATCAG GCTCGGATATCTACCAACAAGATTCGCCACTTGCCGGACATGTGTTCCAGCGCCCTGACAGACCAAGCCACCACTGACTGTATAGACAACTTTGCTACGCTGCTAAACGACCAAATATTCTGTGGAGAGAAAAATGTCCAAGAAGCATTGAAACAACTCGATACG ttAAAGAGTACAATCCCCGAACTGCTCAAAGACCATTGGAAATATATAATCGAAGATATTGCTATTAAAAATCTTCAAGATATCCATAGCTTGTTCAGTCAGGAAAAGGAATCATCGAAAAAAGAAGCAGACAATAAGAGATCTGAATTTCAAGATCTTTGTGACCGCATTGTCTCTGAAATAACGGCAAGAGGTGAAACCGTCCTttttgatttcaaacaattagTAGAAGTTTCTCATGAGGCTATAACCAAAGCCATTGACAATGGGATAAAACGAATCGAGGAAAAAACTGAGATAGGAGAACGAAGAATCGTGGAAAAGACTGAGACAGGACAACAAAAGATTGAGGGAAAGACTAAGGCAGGAAAACGAAGGATTGAGGAAAAAACTAAAATAGCGACACAAAAAATTCAACGTCTCGGGGACAACATCCAGTCTGATATAACAGCACGAGGTGAAACCCTCAAACAGGAACTCGAAGAGAAGACAGAAAAGGTTCGCCATGGAGTGCTTACCAAAGAAG ATTTGAGAAAGGAGCTGTTTAAACTATACAAAAAAACTGCAAGCACAGTGAGTATTCGGCTTGACATCGATGAGGCACTTGAAAAGATATATGAAGAGCCCAAACTTATTTTAAAGGAAGACGGCAAAGACAAAGAGGAcgatataatattaaataacatttttcgaaaaaaacagGGCACACTGgctaaaacaataattgttgaAGGCGAGCCTGGCTCAGGAAAGTCTGCGTTATGTAAGAAGATCGTTTATGAATGGtgtgaaacaaaacatgaaGGACGGACAGAAAATGAAGGATGCGAAATATCAAGTCAGTTTGAATTTGTGTTTTACATAACTCTCCTCAGGGCAAAGAAAgaatgcaaaataaagaaaatgatattaaaacacatcaTAGACAGGATCGGATTAGACAGAACAAGCACAGAAGAATTGCTAGGAGTAGTTTTGAAATCCAGCACCTGTCTGCTACTACTTGATGGTCTTGACGAATGGCAGCACCCTGAAGGATGCAATTGGGATGAAAAAATTCCCCATGTAGAAACAAGTTGGGAAAACTGTACCATACTCATCACAACAAGGCCGTACAAACTGGCTGAGCTAAAAATAGGGTGCTCTCAGATTGACAATCACGTGATATTGAAAGGAGTTACGTACCCTAGAAAACTCGTTGAGAAAATTGTATCTAGATTGAATGATTTTCACGGTACAGAAATACCACTTGATCACGAAATATGTATCAAGgacatacaatataaacaactgTGGCATTTCAGTGAATGTCCAATTTTGTTAGCTCACATCGTTTGGCTTTGGTACAAGGCAAAGCTTTCGGAAGATATGAAACTTTCTGATCTTTACAGAACGTTGCTGAAGGAACGATGGTTGGAATCCTGTGGCAAGAGTGGAtccatatacataaacatgatAAACGTTCTGAGCAAAATAGCCTTTGAAAAGTTATTTGCTGACGATGAAAATAGTACAattgtgtttgaaatagatGAGGAGCAGAATACAAAGTTCGAAAGTCAAAAGTCTGCATCGCTTCAATCTGGCATCTTATCCTGCACCAATGTTCCAGGTGATACTCCACAATACCACTTCTTGCACAAAACATTTCAAGAGTACCTAGCGGCGCTGTTTGTATCTGAACACATTGAAAAGTGTATGcatataaaaaacacatacaagaTCCAAAGGAAAGAAAGCGAAATGAGCTTGTTCTTTCTGAATGAgttttttgttttcctttgtgGTTTGAATGCAAAAGCTGCCGAAGAACTTTCGAAAGTGATGAACGAACTGTTCACTGATTTCTGCAATACAGGCAAATCTTATGCTGAGGATTCGAGCAAGTTCCAGGACATGATCTTGAAAGGTCAAATAGAACTAGACAGAAGCGATAACTCCGGGGTGAATTTGTGTTTGCAACACATCAATCTCGATCGGGAGTACTTAGGACAAAATCGTGATGGGTTCTACGGactaaatgataaaaaagcaaCCACATTAGAACGCTTATTAAAGAAAAACCAATCATGCATATTATCATTGAATAGCAGGCACGATTACAATTTTCCATCCGTATTAGAAGACAGTAGCGTTCTAGATTTAGCAAATTGCAGGGGACCATTGGGGCTTATTCTTTGGAATAACTTGAACGTAAAA AATGAAAGGGGAGGACTTTTCTCTCACCTACAATACGTGAGCTTAGAACGTATTCGCATGCCAGAGGCACTGTTCACACGACTTTTGCAGACCTGCATAAGAAATGGAAATTTGAATTATGAGTTGTGGTATTGTTTCATAGAGTCAGCCAAGGATGAAGAGCAGCTTCAAAACGTATTCGATCAGCAGGTAGCACCATCTAAATGTACAACAAGCATCACACTTTACCATGTGACCATGACAGCTGAGGCGTTTTTGCGTCTTTTAAAGTGCGCGAACAAATGCAGTCGATTCTTTAGATGTAATCTGGCCTTATTGGAACTGACGCCAAACCATACTGTTGCAAACACACCATTTCCGGTGGTAGATCCAGACCCTGTCATGAAATTGCTGACAATAGACCAGCATTCACGATACCTCAAAATGAAATCGTTTCAAAGTACACAAAAACTAAACAActtatttcaaaactgtaccAAGTATATGAATTTCGAACATatgaaaatatctgaaaaaatattttggttttttGTTCGCTTTTTGATGCACTTTGGATATTTTGGCGAGTTTAGTCTGTGTGATATACAGCCAGATACAGTGCCAGAAACGGACAACCGTCACTTACCCCAGATGGTTGCATCCCACTCAGATGCTCAACGTGTAAAACTTACCCTCAGAAACGTATCAATGCAACAGGCCGTGGTTGAGCGTCTCGCTTGCCAAGCGTTAGAATCTGGACGTCCGGTTAGGTGTACGTTAAACGCTTGTGAGGTACGATTTCTTCACGATGTAAAGCCGTTGAAGGACAAGTTGGAGGAACAGCCTGCCCTCCGGATCGTGGAATTTAGCAAGGTGGATCCAAAGACATCAAATCAGCTTTTAAAACCAATGGTCGAAAGATGTAGTGTGGACCAAACATGGAACATCTGTTTTGAAGCTAACGCGAAAGT caaTCAATTTGAAACAGAGTCGGATACTCAGCTGGAAACGATTCGGCATGAATCTAGAAGTCATGCACACACTTGCACGTTTAGAAAGAACGTCGGATCAGGACCTCTTTATCAGGAGTTCAAACATTTGGTGAAACCAGACATTTGA